One bacterium DNA window includes the following coding sequences:
- the pheS gene encoding phenylalanine--tRNA ligase subunit alpha → MKEDLERLRAEANHRIEEADNLSELDQIRIDYLGRKGHLTILFKRLGQLPPEDRPLMGQWLNQVKEELGRELTRKKEEITNLLQEQALEQEKIDITLPATRLSLGKRHPITMTINDIVHIFSRFGFQIAEGPEVELEYYNFDALNIPKYHPARDMHDTFYIRPGILLRTHTSPIQIRVMELGAPPFRIIAPGRAYRRDASDASHSPVFHQIEGFLVDEETSFSDLKGILNAFVKEFFGKQSVLRFRPSFFPFTEPSAEIDISCVICSGRGCSVCSQTGWLEILGAGMIDPEVFRMVKIDSERYLGFAFGMGIERIAMLKYGINDIRLFYENDLRFLEQF, encoded by the coding sequence CCTGGAAAGACTTAGGGCCGAAGCTAACCACAGAATAGAAGAAGCCGATAACCTTTCGGAGCTTGACCAAATCAGGATAGACTACCTGGGTAGAAAGGGTCATTTGACCATCCTCTTTAAAAGGCTGGGTCAGTTGCCCCCTGAGGATCGTCCCCTTATGGGACAATGGCTCAATCAGGTGAAGGAAGAACTCGGCCGGGAGTTGACCCGGAAAAAAGAAGAGATCACTAATTTACTTCAGGAACAGGCGTTGGAACAGGAAAAAATTGACATCACCCTTCCAGCGACCAGACTTTCGTTAGGCAAGAGGCATCCGATTACTATGACCATCAATGATATCGTTCACATCTTTTCCAGATTCGGCTTCCAGATTGCGGAGGGGCCGGAAGTAGAGTTGGAATATTACAATTTTGATGCCTTAAATATTCCCAAATATCATCCGGCCAGGGATATGCATGATACCTTCTATATTCGTCCGGGGATACTGCTTCGGACGCATACTTCACCTATTCAAATTCGAGTAATGGAGCTGGGGGCGCCTCCTTTTCGGATTATAGCTCCTGGCAGGGCTTACCGGAGGGATGCTTCCGATGCCTCCCATTCCCCGGTATTTCACCAAATTGAAGGTTTCCTGGTGGATGAAGAGACAAGCTTTTCCGATTTAAAAGGGATCTTAAACGCCTTTGTGAAAGAATTCTTTGGCAAGCAGAGCGTCTTAAGATTCAGACCGAGCTTTTTCCCCTTCACCGAACCCAGCGCTGAGATAGACATTAGTTGTGTGATCTGCAGTGGAAGGGGGTGTAGTGTCTGTTCTCAAACCGGCTGGTTGGAAATACTGGGGGCGGGGATGATCGATCCGGAGGTCTTCCGAATGGTCAAGATCGATTCAGAACGTTATCTCGGTTTTGCCTTTGGGATGGGGATAGAACGGATCGCTATGCTGAAATATGGGATTAATGACATCCGACTTTTTTATGAGAATGATTTAAGATTCCTGGAGCAATTTTAA